CGTTTTTCGATTTGATGTCGGGCAGGAACAGGCGGCGGCCAAACAGCGTTTCAACGAAACCTTGCGCGCGCGCCTGTTCGCGGGTGTCGTCCATGTACTGTTTGACACCCGGGTAGCGGGCAAAATACAGGTTGACGTAATCCTGCGCATCCCGGCGGTCAACACCTAATTGCTTGGCGAGGCCGAAGGCTGACATGCCATAAATCAGCCCGAAGTTGATTGCCTTGGCGGCACGGCGCTGTTCCGTGCTGACTTCATCCAATGGCGTGCCGAAGACTTCCGCTGCGGTGGCGCGGTGCACATCCAGCCCGTGCGCGAACGCATCCAGCAAGCCTTTGTCGCCGGAGAGGTGTGCCATGATGCGCAGTTCGATTTGGGAATAATCCGCCGCCAACAGCTTGCAGCCCTTTTCCGCAATGAAAGCCTGACGGATACGCCGCCCCTCCTCATTGCGTACCGGAATGTTCTGCAAATTCGGGTCAGTGGATGACAGCCGCCCGGTCGACGCCACCGCCTGATGGTAGGAGGTATGCACGCGCCCGGTACGCGGGTTGATCTGTTCTGGCAGCTTGTCGGTGTAGGTGGATTTGAGTTTCGCCAAACCCCGGTGTTCCAGGATCAGGGTCGGCAGTTCATGCCCCATGGCGGAAAGCTCTTCCAGCACATCTTCAGCAGTGGAAGGCTGCCCCTTCGGCGTCTTGCGGATCACCGGCAACCCCAGCTTGTCGAAAAAGATTTCCTGAATCTGCTTGGGGGAAGCGAGGTTGAACTCTTGACCCGCAACAGAATAGGCGTGTTCCATCACCGTTTGCATTCGCCCGTCCAGCTCCTTACTCTGCTTGGCCAGCATCATCGCGTCGACTTTCACGCCGTTGCGCTCGATGGTGGAAAGCACGCTCACCAGCGGCACTTCCACCTCTGTGTATAACCTGCGCTGGCCGTCGAGGGCTTGCAGTTGCGGCCAGAAATGCTGGTGTAGTTGCAGCGTCATGTCAGCGTCTTCGGCAGCATAAGGGGTGGCCTGTTCCAACGCAATCTGGTTGAAAGTGAGCTGATTTTTACCTTTACCCGCGATGTCGGTGAAACTGATGTTGGTGTGGTTGAGGTATTTTTCGCACAGCGTATCCATGTCGTGACGGTTGGCGGTGGAATCGAGCACGTAGGATTCAAGCATGGTGTCGTGGGCGATACCACGTAGTTCAATGCCGTGGTTGAGCAGGACACTGCGGTCGTATTTCAGGTTTTGGCCGATCTTGCGCAGGCTGGCATCTTCCAGCAGAGGCTTGAGTTGGGCGAGAGCAGCTTCGCGGTTGAGTTGTTCGGGAACGCCAAGGTAATCATGCGCCAGCGGCAGGTAGGCGGCTTCACCCTGCTGGATGGCGAAGGAGACGCCAACGATTTCGGCATCCATGTAGTTGAGGCTGGTGGTTTCGGTGTCGAAGGCGAATTCACCGGAATCCTGTAGGCGCTGGAGCCAAATGTCGAGGCCGGGTTGGGTTAGGATGGTTTGGTAGGAAGCGCCTTCAACGGAAGACTCCCCCGGCTCCGCCGAAGAAACCCCCTCCAACTCCCCCTTATCAGGGGGAGAGCCGGGCGTGCCACCGTCTTGTTCCTCCCCTGCTAAGGGGAGGTTGGGAGGGGTTTCTTTCCCCAACGCCGCCAACCGTGTCCGGAACTCATACCGCTCATACAACTCGCGCAATTTATCGGCATCCGGCAGAGCAAACGCCAGCGTTTCCGGCTGCAAATCCAGTTCCACATCGCATTTGATCGTCACCAGATCGTAGGAAAGCGGCAGATGCGCCAGCGCTTCACGCAGGTACTCGCCGATCTTGCCTTTGAACTCGCTGGCGTGCGCCATGATGTTTTCCAGTGAACCGTATTCCTGTAGCCATTTCACCGCTGTTTTGGGGCCGACCTTGTTCACGCCGGGAACGTTATCCACCGTATCGCCGATCAGGGCAAGGTAATCGCGGATACGCTCCGGTGCGACGCCAAACTTTTCCACCACGCCTGCCGGGTCGGAATACAGGCCGCTCATGGTGTTGATCAGGTGGACGCGCTCATCGACCAGTTGCGCCATGTCCTTGTCGCCGGTGGAAATGATCACCTTACCGTCGTATGCCTGCGCCAGCGTACCGATTACATCATCGGCTTCCACATCAGGAATGATCAGCAACGGGTAGCCTTGCGCACGGATGATGTCCAGCAGTGGTTCGATCTGGCAGCGCAAATCGTCCGGCATCGGCGGGCGGTTGGCCTTGTATTCAGGGTACATGTCGTCGCGGAAAGTTTTCCCCGGTGCGTCGAAAATCACCGCCATGTGTTCGGGGTCATAATCCTTGCGCAGCTTGTCGAGCATATTGAGCACGCCGTGCATAGCGCCGGTGGGTTCGCCGTGCGAATTGGTCAGCGGTGGCAGGGCATGAAAAGCACGGAACAGGTAGGAAGAACCGTCAACGAGGACAAGCGGCTTGGTAGTATTATCGGTCATGGGGCTGGCAGGGCTGTGTAAAAGCCTGAGTATAGCGGTTTCCGCCGCCTGCCCCTACGCCAAATCGGCGAACGTTAGCCCGTACTTCTGTAAATACACGCGCAAGCGGTGCGAAT
The sequence above is drawn from the Thiothrix nivea DSM 5205 genome and encodes:
- the polA gene encoding DNA polymerase I, giving the protein MTDNTTKPLVLVDGSSYLFRAFHALPPLTNSHGEPTGAMHGVLNMLDKLRKDYDPEHMAVIFDAPGKTFRDDMYPEYKANRPPMPDDLRCQIEPLLDIIRAQGYPLLIIPDVEADDVIGTLAQAYDGKVIISTGDKDMAQLVDERVHLINTMSGLYSDPAGVVEKFGVAPERIRDYLALIGDTVDNVPGVNKVGPKTAVKWLQEYGSLENIMAHASEFKGKIGEYLREALAHLPLSYDLVTIKCDVELDLQPETLAFALPDADKLRELYERYEFRTRLAALGKETPPNLPLAGEEQDGGTPGSPPDKGELEGVSSAEPGESSVEGASYQTILTQPGLDIWLQRLQDSGEFAFDTETTSLNYMDAEIVGVSFAIQQGEAAYLPLAHDYLGVPEQLNREAALAQLKPLLEDASLRKIGQNLKYDRSVLLNHGIELRGIAHDTMLESYVLDSTANRHDMDTLCEKYLNHTNISFTDIAGKGKNQLTFNQIALEQATPYAAEDADMTLQLHQHFWPQLQALDGQRRLYTEVEVPLVSVLSTIERNGVKVDAMMLAKQSKELDGRMQTVMEHAYSVAGQEFNLASPKQIQEIFFDKLGLPVIRKTPKGQPSTAEDVLEELSAMGHELPTLILEHRGLAKLKSTYTDKLPEQINPRTGRVHTSYHQAVASTGRLSSTDPNLQNIPVRNEEGRRIRQAFIAEKGCKLLAADYSQIELRIMAHLSGDKGLLDAFAHGLDVHRATAAEVFGTPLDEVSTEQRRAAKAINFGLIYGMSAFGLAKQLGVDRRDAQDYVNLYFARYPGVKQYMDDTREQARAQGFVETLFGRRLFLPDIKSKNAATRQYAERTAINAPMQGTAADIIKKAMIAVDAWLRDSGLQTRMIMQVHDELVFEVPEAELDAVRAKITALMTNAAKLDVPLVVDSGIGDNWDEAH